A genomic region of Trifolium pratense cultivar HEN17-A07 linkage group LG3, ARS_RC_1.1, whole genome shotgun sequence contains the following coding sequences:
- the LOC123917208 gene encoding trifunctional UDP-glucose 4,6-dehydratase/UDP-4-keto-6-deoxy-D-glucose 3,5-epimerase/UDP-4-keto-L-rhamnose-reductase RHM1-like isoform X1, translated as MATNYKPKNILITGAAGFIASHVCNKLVQNYPAYKIIVLDKLDYCSNLKNLIPSNSSPNFKFIKGDIESADLVNYILLTESIDTIMHFAAQTHVDNSFGNSFEFTKNNIYGTHVLLEACKVSKNQVKRFIHVSTDEVYGETDENAIVGNHEASQLLPTNPYSATKAGAEMLVMAYGRSYGLPVITTRGNNVYGPNQFPEKLIPKFLLLAMKGKTLPIHGDGSNVRSYLYCEDVAEAFEIILHKGEVGHVYNIGTKKERKVIDVAKDICKLFSLDSDKHVKFVDNRPFNDQRYFLDDEKLKKLGWFERTSWEEGLRKTMDWYVKNSNWWGDVSGALLPHPRMLAMQGIEKFCNDSDASNSGENRVVTSATRNNDQSSRKASSLKFLIYGGAGWIGGLLGNICEKQGIEFEYGKGCLDDRSELLVDIKTIKPTHIFNASGVTGALNLKWFEDHKPQTIRADVVGVLTLADLCREHGLPLINYAFGGGSFEDKPNSTESFYFRTQAKVEEFLKEYENVCSFRIQFPVSSDLSNPHNFITKITKSDKVANIPNNITVLDELLPISIEMTKRNSKGIWNLTNPGIVTCNEILEMYKNYIDPSFKWINFTLQEQAQFPTPRINLMDDASKLKKEFPEMLSIKDSLIKYVFEPKNKSFGY; from the exons ATGGCTACCAACTACAAGCCAAAGAACATTCTTATTACAGGAGCAGCAGGGTTCATAGCATCCCATGTATGCAACAAACTAGTCCAAAACTACCCTGCATACAAAATCATTGTTCTCGATAAGCTCGATTATTGTTCAAATCTAAAGAATCTAATTCCCTCAAATTCATCTCCTAATTTCAAGTTCATCAAAGGAGATATTGAAAGTGCTGACTTAGTCAACTACATTCTATTAACTGAATCTATTGATACAATAATGCATTTTGCAGCTCAAACTCATGTTGACAACTCTTTTGGTAATAGTTTCGAGTTCACGAAAAACAACATTTATGGAACTCATGTACTTTTAGAGGCTTGCAAAGTCTCAAAAAATCAAGTCAAGAGGTTTATTCATGTTAGCACCGATGAAGTTTATGGTGAAACGGACGAAAATGCAATTGTTGGTAATCATGAAGCTTCTCAGCTTTTACCAACAAACCCTTATTCTGCAACAAAAGCCGGTGCAGAAATGCTTGTTATGGCTTATGGCAGATCCTATGGTTTACCAGTTATAACCACTAGAGGGAATAATGTTTATGGGCCAAATCAGTTTCCTGAGAAATTGATTCCAAAGTTTTTGCTTTTGGCCATGAAAGGGAAGACTCTACCGATTCACGGCGATGGATCGAATGTTAGAAGCTATCTCTATTGTGAGGATGTTGCTGAAGCTTTTGAGATTATTCTGCATAAAGGTGAAGTAGGACATGTTTACAACATTGGTacaaagaaagagagaaaagtgATTGATGTTGCAAAGGATATATGTAAGCTTTTCTCATTGGATTCTGATAAACATGTTAAGTTTGTTGATAATAGGCCTTTTAATGATCAAAGATACTTTTTGGATGATGAAAAGTTGAAGAAATTGGGATGGTTTGAGAGAACTAGTTGGGAAGAGGGTTTAAGAAAAACAATGGATTGGTATGTTAAGAATTCTAATTGGTGGGGTGATGTTTCTGGTGCTTTACTTCCTCATCCAAGAATGCTTGCAATGCAAGGAATTGAGAAATTCTGTAATGACTCAGATGCAAGCAATTCTGGTGAGAACAGAGTTGTTACCTCGGCTACAAGGAACAACGATCAATCATCGCGAAAAGCATCGTCATTGAAATTCTTGATATATG GTGGTGCAGGGTGGATTGGGGGGCTTTTAGGAAACATTTGTGAGAAGCAAGGGATAGAATTTGAATATGGTAAAGGATGTTTGGATGATAGATCAGAACTTTTGGTTGATATTAAGACTATTAAACCAACTCACATTTTCAATGCATCTGGTGTTACTGGTGCATTGAATTTGAAATGGTTTGAAGATCATAAACCGCAAACTATACGCGCTGATGTTGTTGGTGTGTTAACATTGGCAGATTTATGTAGAGAGCATGGTCTTCCTTTGATTAATTATGCCTTTGGTGGTGGTAGTTTTGAAGACAAACCAAATTCTACTGAGTCTTTCTATTTTAGAACTCAAGCAAAG GTGGAAGAGTTTCTAAAGGAATACGAAAATGTATGCAGTTTCAGAATTCAATTTCCAGTATCATCTGATCTAAGCAATCCACATAACTTCATCACAAAGATAACAAAATCTGACAAAGTGGCCAACATTCCAAACAACATAACTGTTTTGGATGAACTTCTACCTATTTCAATTGAAATGACCAAAAGAAATTCAAAGGGAATTTGGAACTTAACAAATCCTGGTATTGTGACATGCAATGAGATTCTTGAGATGTACAAGAATTATATTGATCCAAGTTTTAAATGGATTAATTTTACACTTCAAGAACAGGCTCAATTTCCTACTCCAAGAATTAACCTTATGGATGATGcatcaaaattgaagaaggaatTTCCTGAAATGTTGTCTATTAAGGACTCATTGATTAAATATGTGTttgaaccaaaaaataaaagctTTGGTTATTGA
- the LOC123917208 gene encoding trifunctional UDP-glucose 4,6-dehydratase/UDP-4-keto-6-deoxy-D-glucose 3,5-epimerase/UDP-4-keto-L-rhamnose-reductase RHM1-like isoform X2 — MATNYKPKNILITGAAGFIASHVCNKLVQNYPAYKIIVLDKLDYCSNLKNLIPSNSSPNFKFIKGDIESADLVNYILLTESIDTIMHFAAQTHVDNSFGNSFEFTKNNIYGTHVLLEACKVSKNQVKRFIHVSTDEVYGETDENAIVGNHEASQLLPTNPYSATKAGAEMLVMAYGRSYGLPVITTRGNNVYGPNQFPEKLIPKFLLLAMKGKTLPIHGDGSNVRSYLYCEDVAEAFEIILHKGEVGHVYNIGTKKERKVIDVAKDICKLFSLDSDKHVKFVDNRPFNDQRYFLDDEKLKKLGWFERTSWEEGLRKTMDWYVKNSNWWGDVSGALLPHPRMLAMQGIEKFCNDSDASNSGENRVVTSATRNNDQSSRKASSLKFLIYGGAGWIGGLLGNICEKQGIEFEYGKGCLDDRSELLVDIKTIKPTHIFNASGVTGALNLKWFEDHKPQTIRADVVGVLTLADLCREHGLPLINYAFGGGSFEDKPNSTESFYFRTQAKVEEFLKEYENVCSFRIQFPVSSDLSNPHNFITKITKSDKVANIPNNITVLDELLPISIEMTKRNSKGIWNLTNPGIVTCNEILEMYKNYIDPSFKWINFTLQEQAQFPTPRINLMDDASKLKKEFPEMLSIKDSLIKYVFEPKNKSFGY; from the exons ATGGCTACCAACTACAAGCCAAAGAACATTCTTATTACAGGAGCAGCAGGGTTCATAGCATCCCATGTATGCAACAAACTAGTCCAAAACTACCCTGCATACAAAATCATTGTTCTCGATAAGCTCGATTATTGTTCAAATCTAAAGAATCTAATTCCCTCAAATTCATCTCCTAATTTCAAGTTCATCAAAGGAGATATTGAAAGTGCTGACTTAGTCAACTACATTCTATTAACTGAATCTATTGATACAATAATGCATTTTGCAGCTCAAACTCATGTTGACAACTCTTTTGGTAATAGTTTCGAGTTCACGAAAAACAACATTTATGGAACTCATGTACTTTTAGAGGCTTGCAAAGTCTCAAAAAATCAAGTCAAGAGGTTTATTCATGTTAGCACCGATGAAGTTTATGGTGAAACGGACGAAAATGCAATTGTTGGTAATCATGAAGCTTCTCAGCTTTTACCAACAAACCCTTATTCTGCAACAAAAGCCGGTGCAGAAATGCTTGTTATGGCTTATGGCAGATCCTATGGTTTACCAGTTATAACCACTAGAGGGAATAATGTTTATGGGCCAAATCAGTTTCCTGAGAAATTGATTCCAAAGTTTTTGCTTTTGGCCATGAAAGGGAAGACTCTACCGATTCACGGCGATGGATCGAATGTTAGAAGCTATCTCTATTGTGAGGATGTTGCTGAAGCTTTTGAGATTATTCTGCATAAAGGTGAAGTAGGACATGTTTACAACATTGGTacaaagaaagagagaaaagtgATTGATGTTGCAAAGGATATATGTAAGCTTTTCTCATTGGATTCTGATAAACATGTTAAGTTTGTTGATAATAGGCCTTTTAATGATCAAAGATACTTTTTGGATGATGAAAAGTTGAAGAAATTGGGATGGTTTGAGAGAACTAGTTGGGAAGAGGGTTTAAGAAAAACAATGGATTGGTATGTTAAGAATTCTAATTGGTGGGGTGATGTTTCTGGTGCTTTACTTCCTCATCCAAGAATGCTTGCAATGCAAGGAATTGAGAAATTCTGTAATGACTCAGATGCAAGCAATTCTGGTGAGAACAGAGTTGTTACCTCGGCTACAAGGAACAACGATCAATCATCGCGAAAAGCATCGTCATTGAAATTCTTGATATATGGTGGTGCAGGGTGGATTGGGGGGCTTTTAGGAAACATTTGTGAGAAGCAAGGGATAGAATTTGAATATGGTAAAGGATGTTTGGATGATAGATCAGAACTTTTGGTTGATATTAAGACTATTAAACCAACTCACATTTTCAATGCATCTGGTGTTACTGGTGCATTGAATTTGAAATGGTTTGAAGATCATAAACCGCAAACTATACGCGCTGATGTTGTTGGTGTGTTAACATTGGCAGATTTATGTAGAGAGCATGGTCTTCCTTTGATTAATTATGCCTTTGGTGGTGGTAGTTTTGAAGACAAACCAAATTCTACTGAGTCTTTCTATTTTAGAACTCAAGCAAAG GTGGAAGAGTTTCTAAAGGAATACGAAAATGTATGCAGTTTCAGAATTCAATTTCCAGTATCATCTGATCTAAGCAATCCACATAACTTCATCACAAAGATAACAAAATCTGACAAAGTGGCCAACATTCCAAACAACATAACTGTTTTGGATGAACTTCTACCTATTTCAATTGAAATGACCAAAAGAAATTCAAAGGGAATTTGGAACTTAACAAATCCTGGTATTGTGACATGCAATGAGATTCTTGAGATGTACAAGAATTATATTGATCCAAGTTTTAAATGGATTAATTTTACACTTCAAGAACAGGCTCAATTTCCTACTCCAAGAATTAACCTTATGGATGATGcatcaaaattgaagaaggaatTTCCTGAAATGTTGTCTATTAAGGACTCATTGATTAAATATGTGTttgaaccaaaaaataaaagctTTGGTTATTGA